One Salvelinus fontinalis isolate EN_2023a chromosome 11, ASM2944872v1, whole genome shotgun sequence DNA window includes the following coding sequences:
- the mfsd8 gene encoding major facilitator superfamily domain-containing protein 8, whose amino-acid sequence MSQLMDSGENTPLLKDDSGSDDSQNDEYKSRWRSIRVMYFTMFLSSVGFTIVITSVWPYLQKIDDSASASFLGWVVASYSLGQMLASPLFGLWSNHRPRREPLACSIFINVTANIYYSYIYLPTSQNKYHMLMSRALVGFGAGNVAVVRSYVAGATSLKERNSAMANTSACQALGFILGPALQAGLSFIGEQGVSVKVIDLQLNMYTAPALLAALFGVINILLVLLVLREHQVDDYGRHIRAINYVSEERLNVSQETEGDIDQVAVLTSNVLFFIIMFMFAVFETIATPLSMDMFSWTRKDAVLYNGIILSCVGFESILVFLLVKVLSQRIGDRPVLLGGLAIIFCGFFVLLPWGNHYPAIQWADLKNNTVIHEAFAPTPVSNSSFEPTGCPAEQTWCQYTPAIHLAQFLTADVLIGAGYPACNVISYTLYSKILGSKPQGVYMGWLTASGSGARTLGPVFVSQVYTILGPRWAFSLICGMVLGAIFLLGALYHKLISFAVRHGRILE is encoded by the exons ATGTCTCAACTTATGGATTCTGGAGAGAATACGCCATTGCTCAAAGATGATTCTGGCAG TGATGACTCCCAAAATGATGAATACAAGAGTAGATGGCGGTCAATTCGTGTAATGTACTTCACAATGTTTCTAAGCAGCGTTG GTTTCACTATTGTCATCACGTCAGTATGGCCGTATCTGCAAAAG ATTGATGACAGTGCCAGCGCTAGTTTCCTGGGCTGGGTGGTGGCGTCCTACAGCTTGGGCCAGATGCTGGCGTCCCCCCTCTTTGGGCTCTGGTCCAATCACAGACCCAGGAGAGAACCGCTGGCCTGCTCTATTTTCATCAACGTCACAGCCAACATCTACTACTCCTACATCTACCTACCCACATCACAGAACAAATACCACATGCTCATGTCTCGAGCTTTAGTAGGTTTTGGAGCAG ggAACGTAGCTGTTGTGAGGTCCTATGTTGCTGGAGCCACCTCACTGAAGGAGAGGAACAGTGCTATGGCTAACACAAGTGCCTGTCAGGCTCTGGGGTTCATTCTGGGTCCAG CTCTCCAGGCCGGTTTGTCATTTATTGGTGAACAGGGTGTTAGCGTGAAGGTAATTGACCTACAGTTGAATATGTACACCGCCCCAGCTCTACTGGCTGCATTATTTGGCGTCATCAATATCCTGCTCGTCCTATTAGTACTAAG GGAACACCAAGTTGACGACTATGGAAGACATATCAGAGCCATCAATTATGTGTCTGAAg AACGACTGAATGTCAGCCAGGAAACAGAAGGGGATATTGATCAAGTTGCTGTCTTGACCTCCAATGTTCTATTTTTCATCATCATGTTCATGTTCGCAGTCTTTGAGAC CATAGCCACACCCCTATCTATGGACATGTTCTCTTGGACTAGGAAGGATGCAGTGCTATACAACGGTATCATACTGTCCTGCGTCGGCTTTGAGTCCATCCTGGTGTTTCTACTTGTGAAGGTTCTCTCTCAAAG GATTGGTGATCGTCCTGTGCTCCTTGGAGGCTTGGCCATCATATTCTGTGGCTTCTTTGTCCTGCTCCCATGGGGGAACCATTACCCTGCGATCCAGTGGGCAG ACCTCAAGAATAACACTGTCATCCACGAGGCGTTTGCCCCAACCCCGGTCTCCAACAGCTCCTTCGAGCCGACAGGCTGTCCTGCTGAACAGACATGGTGCCAGTATACCCCCGCCATTCACTTGGCACAGTTCCTTACCGCCGACGTCCTCATTGGAGCGGGCTACCCGGCCTGCAACGTGATATCCTACACGCTCTACTCCAAAATCTTAGGGTCCAAGCCTCAG GGTGTGTACATGGGGTGGTTGACAGCCTCCGGTAGCGGGGCCCGGACCCTGGGGCCCGTGTTCGTCTCCCAGGTGTACACAATCCTGGGTCCACGTTGGGCTTTCAGCCTCATCTGTGGCATGGTGCTGGGGGCCATATTTCTCCTGGGGGCCCTCTACCACAAACTCATCTCCTTCGCCGTGCGTCACGGCAGGATCCTGGAGTAA